The following coding sequences lie in one Candidatus Kinetoplastibacterium sorsogonicusi genomic window:
- the cydD gene encoding thiol reductant ABC exporter subunit CydD has translation MNINDKSIIKTWTKMLIKVSKKHIFISAISNLLASISILLQAWIIADILNQSIIFNIDKGYLFYKFLILLIIFFLKSLMLYISDIYGYLATKKIKTYLRFSLFKNMMNRNSAWFSTHESGKLVNSIIDQVSNLDNFFSRYIQAMINAMVIPIAFIFILFFLDYKIGIILLVTVPLIPIFMVFIGYGTEKISQKQLDSLSKLSGIFADRLRGLSTLKLFGREHDEVEKIFLASETVRNNTMKVLKVAFLSSATLEFFSAIGIALVAIYIGFSYLGVLGYYKNDFDLRYGIFCLLIVPEIYNPLRQFAIYYHDKAIYNASLIELNKIFGHINITNLNRIIEDKKIQINSNNISNCKLEIKNFSILGNNSNTLLENINLTVFRGQHLAILGKSGIGKSSFLESIAKIKSYNGNIYIDNEDISNMQNDYLYNKLYMIGQKPFLFSGSLIDNIKIANINANKNEIMKAAELAFVTSFAKNLPNGMDTILGQNGKGISGGQAQRLAIARLFIRNPSLVLLDEPTSHLDEETEFNIINSILSFCKNKTLILVTHSENIAKRLPLIYSISNKSIKSI, from the coding sequence ATGAATATTAATGATAAAAGTATTATCAAAACTTGGACTAAGATGCTTATAAAAGTATCTAAAAAACATATATTTATATCTGCAATTAGCAATTTACTTGCTTCTATATCTATACTTTTGCAAGCATGGATTATTGCAGATATATTAAACCAATCTATTATTTTTAATATTGATAAAGGTTATTTATTTTATAAATTTTTAATTTTATTAATTATATTTTTTTTAAAATCTTTAATGTTATACATTAGCGATATTTATGGATATTTAGCTACAAAAAAAATAAAAACATATTTAAGATTTTCATTATTTAAAAATATGATGAATAGAAATTCTGCATGGTTTTCTACTCATGAATCTGGAAAATTAGTCAATTCAATCATTGATCAAGTATCAAATTTGGATAATTTTTTTTCTAGATATATTCAAGCTATGATAAATGCTATGGTTATTCCCATAGCATTTATATTTATATTATTTTTTTTAGATTATAAAATAGGTATCATTCTTCTAGTTACTGTACCACTTATTCCAATTTTTATGGTTTTTATTGGATATGGTACAGAAAAGATTAGTCAAAAACAATTAGATTCCTTATCTAAATTATCAGGAATATTTGCAGATAGGCTGCGAGGTCTGTCAACTCTAAAATTATTTGGTAGAGAACATGATGAAGTAGAAAAAATTTTTTTAGCTAGTGAAACTGTTAGAAATAATACTATGAAAGTTTTAAAAGTTGCATTTCTTTCATCAGCAACATTAGAATTTTTTTCTGCAATAGGAATTGCATTGGTAGCAATTTATATTGGATTTTCATATCTTGGAGTACTAGGTTATTATAAAAATGATTTTGATTTAAGATATGGAATTTTTTGTTTATTAATTGTACCTGAAATATATAATCCATTAAGGCAGTTTGCAATTTATTATCATGATAAAGCTATTTATAATGCCTCATTAATAGAATTAAATAAAATATTTGGACATATAAATATTACTAATTTAAATAGAATAATAGAAGATAAAAAAATTCAAATAAATAGCAATAATATTTCTAATTGTAAATTAGAAATTAAAAATTTTAGTATATTAGGAAATAATTCTAATACACTGTTAGAAAATATTAATTTAACTGTATTTAGAGGTCAACATTTAGCTATTTTAGGTAAAAGTGGTATTGGTAAATCTTCTTTTTTAGAATCTATTGCAAAAATTAAATCTTATAATGGAAATATATATATTGATAATGAAGACATAAGTAATATGCAAAATGATTATTTATATAATAAATTATATATGATAGGACAAAAACCTTTTTTATTTTCAGGTAGTTTAATTGATAACATTAAAATAGCAAATATAAATGCTAATAAAAATGAAATAATGAAAGCAGCTGAATTAGCATTCGTTACTTCATTTGCCAAAAATTTACCTAATGGTATGGATACTATTTTAGGGCAAAATGGTAAAGGTATATCTGGAGGTCAAGCGCAAAGATTAGCAATTGCTAGATTATTTATTAGAAATCCAAGCTTAGTATTATTAGATGAACCTACTTCTCATCTAGATGAAGAAACTGAATTTAATATAATAAATTCAATTTTATCTTTTTGTAAAAATAAAACTTTAATATTAGTAACACATTCAGAGAATATAGCAAAAAGATTACCATTAATATATTCTATATCAAATAAGTCAATAAAATCTATATGA
- the cydX gene encoding cytochrome bd-I oxidase subunit CydX, whose amino-acid sequence MWYFSWILGITMASMFSILSALVFEFNIKE is encoded by the coding sequence ATGTGGTATTTTTCATGGATTCTAGGTATAACAATGGCTTCTATGTTTAGTATACTTAGTGCTCTTGTTTTTGAATTTAACATAAAAGAATAA
- the cydB gene encoding cytochrome d ubiquinol oxidase subunit II, whose protein sequence is MFLDYDTLRLIWWALLGVLLIGFAVMDGFDLGAAFLLPFVAKNDNERRIVINIVGPVWEGNQVWLITAGGAIFAAWPLLYAASFSGFYLAMILALIALIIRPVGFKYRSKINTIIWRNTWDYLLSISGFIASLVFGVAIGNVMVGVPFKFDPITLRPLYEGNLFQLFTPFTLLCGLLSVFMLSMHGAVLLSWKTNDEISKRSRKYSMIFAMLSIILFILGGVMVYYMNGFIISEFNKCSAPSNPLLKTVNLVKGAWLFNYIKHPALIIVPFSAIISSIFVIIFMYIKKYCFSFVCSSIALSSIILTVGISMFPFLMPSIIDLNSSLTVWDASSSYLTLLIMLIVVIAIMPIVIGYTSFVYYILRGKITNKSISKNPNSY, encoded by the coding sequence ATGTTTTTAGATTATGATACTTTACGCTTAATTTGGTGGGCATTACTTGGTGTCCTTTTGATAGGTTTTGCTGTAATGGACGGATTTGATTTAGGTGCTGCTTTTTTATTACCTTTTGTAGCAAAAAATGATAATGAACGTAGAATTGTTATAAATATTGTTGGTCCTGTATGGGAAGGAAATCAGGTTTGGCTTATAACAGCTGGAGGAGCAATTTTTGCTGCATGGCCTTTATTATACGCGGCTTCTTTTTCAGGTTTTTATTTAGCTATGATATTAGCTTTAATAGCTTTAATTATAAGACCAGTTGGATTTAAATATAGAAGTAAAATTAATACAATTATTTGGCGTAATACATGGGATTATTTACTATCCATTTCAGGTTTTATAGCATCTTTAGTTTTTGGTGTAGCCATAGGTAATGTCATGGTAGGAGTACCATTCAAGTTTGATCCAATAACATTACGTCCTTTGTATGAAGGTAATTTATTTCAATTATTTACCCCTTTTACATTATTATGTGGGTTGTTAAGTGTATTTATGCTAAGTATGCATGGAGCAGTTCTATTATCTTGGAAAACTAATGATGAAATATCAAAAAGGTCTAGAAAATATAGTATGATATTTGCTATGTTATCTATAATTTTATTCATACTAGGTGGAGTTATGGTTTATTACATGAATGGATTTATCATATCTGAATTTAATAAATGTTCTGCTCCATCTAATCCTTTATTGAAAACTGTAAATTTAGTCAAAGGAGCTTGGTTATTTAATTATATAAAGCATCCAGCGTTAATAATTGTTCCGTTTAGCGCAATCATTAGTAGCATATTTGTAATTATTTTCATGTATATAAAAAAATATTGTTTTTCTTTTGTATGTTCATCAATAGCGCTATCAAGTATAATTTTAACTGTAGGCATTTCAATGTTTCCTTTTTTAATGCCTTCTATTATTGATTTAAATAGCTCATTAACAGTATGGGATGCTTCTTCTAGTTACTTAACTTTATTAATTATGCTAATAGTAGTTATTGCTATAATGCCTATTGTAATTGGATATACATCATTTGTATATTATATATTAAGGGGTAAAATTACTAATAAGTCGATAAGTAAAAATCCAAATTCTTATTAA
- a CDS encoding cytochrome ubiquinol oxidase subunit I yields the protein MFNIDIVDISRLQFAATALYHFLFVPLTLGLSIILAIMESIYVITNRPIWKQMTIFWGLLFGINFALGVATGIVMEFQFGMNWSYYSHYVGDIFGAPLAIEGIMAFFLEATFIGLFFFGWDRLSKKGHLFVTWLVALGSNLSALWILIANAWMQNPTGAIFNPDTMRMEMVNFLAVLLNPVAQAKFIHTVSAGYVTASVFVVGISSWYLLKGKNIDIAKKSIIVATSFGLAASLSVVILGDESGYLMTEHQHMKLAAIESSWETEPAPAGLNLIAIPNFKERKNDFELKIPYLMGILTTRSFDKTIPGINDLIEQAKIHIKNGVNSYRALNEIRINPDNEYARKIFDNSWKDLGYALLLKKYNTDLNNVTEEEISQAAIDTIPNVLVLFYCFRIMVAIGFYLILLFAILSWKLIKNTLFKNNKFLLKMALFSLPLPWIAAECGWIIAEYGRQPWVIEGILPTYYAASDLTMLDLSISLGIFLLIYSALFIVGLKLMLKTIKNGPDYYIE from the coding sequence ATGTTTAATATCGATATAGTTGATATTTCAAGGCTACAATTTGCAGCTACAGCTCTTTATCATTTTTTATTTGTGCCATTAACTTTAGGCTTATCTATAATTCTTGCTATCATGGAGAGTATTTATGTTATAACAAATAGGCCTATTTGGAAACAAATGACTATATTTTGGGGATTATTATTTGGAATAAATTTTGCTTTAGGTGTAGCTACTGGTATAGTAATGGAATTCCAATTTGGAATGAATTGGTCTTATTATAGTCATTATGTTGGAGATATATTTGGTGCTCCATTAGCTATAGAAGGTATAATGGCTTTCTTTTTAGAAGCAACCTTTATAGGTCTATTTTTTTTCGGATGGGATCGCTTATCAAAAAAAGGACATCTTTTTGTTACATGGTTAGTAGCTCTTGGTAGTAACTTGTCTGCTTTATGGATTTTAATAGCAAATGCATGGATGCAAAATCCAACTGGTGCAATATTTAATCCAGATACTATGCGAATGGAAATGGTAAATTTTTTAGCTGTATTATTAAATCCTGTTGCTCAAGCAAAATTTATTCATACAGTTAGTGCTGGATATGTCACTGCATCTGTTTTTGTGGTTGGTATAAGTTCTTGGTATTTATTGAAAGGTAAAAATATTGATATAGCTAAAAAATCTATTATTGTAGCTACTAGTTTTGGATTAGCAGCTTCATTATCAGTTGTTATATTAGGGGATGAAAGTGGTTATTTAATGACAGAACATCAACATATGAAATTAGCAGCAATTGAAAGTAGTTGGGAAACTGAACCAGCACCAGCTGGATTAAATTTAATTGCAATACCTAATTTTAAAGAAAGAAAAAATGATTTTGAATTGAAAATCCCTTATCTAATGGGCATTTTAACTACTAGATCTTTTGATAAAACTATTCCTGGTATAAATGATCTAATTGAGCAAGCTAAAATACATATTAAAAATGGGGTCAATTCTTATAGAGCTCTTAATGAAATTAGAATAAATCCTGACAATGAATATGCTAGAAAAATATTCGATAATTCTTGGAAAGATCTTGGTTATGCTTTATTATTGAAAAAATATAATACAGACCTTAATAATGTTACAGAAGAAGAAATATCCCAAGCAGCAATAGATACTATTCCAAATGTCTTAGTGCTATTTTATTGTTTTAGAATCATGGTTGCAATAGGTTTTTATTTAATATTATTGTTTGCTATTTTGTCTTGGAAATTAATAAAAAATACTTTATTTAAAAATAATAAATTTTTATTAAAAATGGCTTTATTTAGTTTACCTTTACCTTGGATAGCTGCTGAATGCGGTTGGATTATCGCAGAATATGGTAGACAACCATGGGTCATAGAAGGAATATTACCAACTTATTATGCTGCATCAGATTTGACCATGTTAGATTTATCTATCAGTTTAGGTATATTTCTATTAATATATTCAGCTTTATTTATTGTAGGATTGAAACTTATGTTAAAAACTATCAAAAATGGCCCTGATTATTATATAGAATAG
- a CDS encoding KdsC family phosphatase, with product MKNFFNILKNHIRYSISENIKNKCANIEVMLFDVDGILTSGDLIYDYTGEKYKIFNVLDGYGIINLIKHGIHVGFISGRNSKAVSKRANELGVKILEQGINNKAEYLDFLSNNMNINLDKFGFMGDDIIDIVAMKKVAFSATVPNSPEYVKNIALWVSKNNGGKGAVRECCDLILDSKNLLKNIINN from the coding sequence ATGAAGAATTTTTTCAATATTTTAAAAAATCATATTAGATATTCAATATCAGAAAATATAAAAAATAAGTGTGCAAACATAGAAGTTATGCTATTTGATGTAGATGGTATATTAACTAGCGGTGATTTGATATATGATTATACAGGAGAAAAATATAAAATATTTAATGTATTAGATGGCTATGGTATTATCAATTTAATTAAACATGGTATTCACGTAGGTTTTATTTCTGGAAGAAATAGCAAAGCTGTATCAAAACGTGCAAATGAATTAGGAGTTAAAATATTAGAGCAAGGTATTAATAATAAAGCAGAATATCTAGATTTTTTATCCAACAATATGAATATTAATTTAGATAAATTTGGTTTTATGGGAGATGATATTATAGATATTGTTGCCATGAAAAAAGTTGCATTTTCTGCAACTGTTCCTAATTCTCCTGAATATGTTAAAAATATTGCTTTATGGGTTTCTAAAAATAACGGAGGTAAAGGTGCTGTACGAGAATGTTGTGACCTCATTTTAGATTCTAAAAATTTATTGAAAAATATTATAAATAATTAA
- the rapZ gene encoding RNase adapter RapZ, producing MLKIILITGISGSGKTIALRMLEDIGFICIDNFPIKFLNDFIDYAKDNNLTKIAISIDSRSIGELQHLPIFIQKIKTYIRNIKIIFLDAKDDIIIKRYTESRRRHPLTDKIKNNFPAPLEICINAERKLLSDLRNQEYIIDTSNLTPGQLRNYIKSLVNIEDINKLVLTFESFAYKNGIPNDADLVFDVRCLPNPYYNMDLRELNGKDKSVEIWLEKFDIVNNMLNDITYFLSNWLPKYIQETKNYLTVAIGCTGGQHRSVYIVEKLAIIFSQYKPLLIRHRAQEKI from the coding sequence ATGTTAAAAATTATTCTAATTACTGGTATATCAGGATCTGGAAAAACAATAGCTTTACGTATGTTAGAAGATATAGGATTTATATGTATAGATAACTTTCCTATAAAATTTTTAAATGATTTTATTGATTATGCTAAAGATAATAATCTTACTAAAATAGCTATATCAATTGACTCTAGATCTATAGGTGAATTACAACATTTACCTATTTTTATACAAAAAATAAAAACATATATTAGAAATATAAAAATAATATTTTTAGATGCTAAAGATGATATTATCATCAAACGTTATACAGAATCTAGAAGAAGACATCCATTGACTGATAAAATAAAAAATAATTTCCCTGCACCATTGGAGATTTGTATAAATGCAGAAAGAAAGTTATTATCAGATTTGAGAAATCAAGAATATATCATTGATACATCAAATTTAACTCCAGGACAACTGAGAAATTATATAAAGTCTTTAGTCAATATTGAAGATATCAATAAATTAGTTTTGACATTTGAATCATTTGCTTATAAAAATGGTATTCCTAATGATGCAGATTTAGTTTTTGATGTTCGTTGTCTTCCTAATCCATATTATAATATGGACTTAAGAGAATTAAATGGTAAAGATAAATCTGTAGAGATATGGTTAGAAAAATTTGATATAGTAAATAATATGTTAAATGATATTACTTATTTTTTATCTAACTGGTTGCCAAAATATATACAAGAAACTAAAAACTATTTAACAGTAGCTATTGGTTGTACTGGAGGTCAACACCGTTCTGTATATATAGTAGAAAAATTAGCTATTATATTTTCACAATATAAACCACTTTTAATAAGACATAGAGCACAGGAAAAAATTTAA
- a CDS encoding septal ring lytic transglycosylase RlpA family protein: MNKVIFIYKLIFLFLTFNIITQNVYASNYKSVQIEHKNLTSIKNAIPIAEPLSKGCNRPYKIKGKKYVPDISDNPYKNIGMASWYGPKFHGRKTSNGEIYDMYAMTAAHKTLPIPCYVKVTNINNNKHIIVRINDRGPFYKDRIIDLSYTAAYKLDLIEKGVGKVLIEKINTKNCNLQQNNKSIKNNLYFLQIGAFKMKENAINCKMQLETKLKNLSSKNINVENSDQCFRVKIGPYNDKEIAISDMNNIKNQLGISTHILKE, translated from the coding sequence ATGAATAAAGTAATTTTTATATATAAATTAATATTTCTTTTCTTAACTTTTAATATAATTACACAAAATGTATATGCATCTAATTATAAATCTGTACAAATAGAACATAAAAATTTAACTTCTATTAAAAATGCTATTCCTATAGCAGAACCATTATCTAAAGGATGTAATAGGCCATATAAAATTAAAGGAAAAAAATATGTTCCTGATATTAGTGATAATCCTTATAAAAATATAGGTATGGCTTCTTGGTATGGTCCTAAATTTCATGGTCGTAAAACATCTAATGGTGAAATTTATGATATGTATGCAATGACAGCAGCTCATAAAACATTACCAATACCATGTTATGTAAAAGTTACAAATATTAATAATAATAAACATATTATTGTAAGAATAAATGATAGAGGACCATTTTATAAAGATAGAATAATAGATTTATCTTATACAGCAGCATATAAATTAGATTTAATTGAAAAAGGCGTTGGAAAAGTATTGATTGAAAAAATCAATACAAAAAATTGTAACTTACAACAAAATAATAAATCTATAAAAAATAATTTATATTTTTTGCAAATAGGCGCTTTTAAAATGAAAGAAAATGCTATAAATTGCAAAATGCAGTTAGAAACTAAACTAAAAAATTTATCAAGTAAAAATATAAATGTTGAAAATTCAGATCAATGTTTTCGTGTAAAAATAGGTCCTTATAATGATAAAGAAATTGCTATAAGCGATATGAATAATATTAAAAATCAATTAGGCATAAGTACTCATATATTAAAAGAATAA
- the rsmI gene encoding 16S rRNA (cytidine(1402)-2'-O)-methyltransferase — protein sequence MINSLENIYNKVKSQSWIDGALYVVSTPIGNLGDISFRALYTLSIVDTIAVEDTRLSGILLKQLSIKKPLILANKYKEEYASHEICKLLSLGKKVALISDAGSPAISDPGAIIVKNILLNGYRVIPIPGASSVIAAIMSSGIISENNSAYLFAGFIPSKKSAKLNWLKNFQYVNYPVIMFEVIHRINISINDFLNIYNPSRIVTIAKELTKIHEEIITDSIDNLYNKFVINEKFKFGEYVIILHPDEISFDKDIKLKSKIDYALSQLMKKQTLKESVNIIVNLTGAKNNYVYSRALLQLNNNKE from the coding sequence ATGATAAATTCTCTAGAAAATATATATAACAAAGTAAAAAGTCAATCTTGGATTGATGGAGCTTTATATGTTGTTTCTACACCTATTGGTAATTTAGGTGATATTAGTTTCAGGGCTTTATATACTTTATCAATTGTTGATACCATTGCTGTAGAAGATACTCGTTTAAGTGGCATTTTATTAAAACAGTTATCAATAAAAAAACCTTTAATTTTAGCTAATAAATATAAAGAAGAATATGCTTCGCATGAAATATGTAAATTATTATCTTTGGGTAAAAAAGTTGCTTTAATATCTGATGCAGGATCTCCTGCTATTAGTGATCCTGGAGCAATCATTGTAAAAAATATATTATTAAATGGTTATAGAGTAATACCAATTCCTGGAGCAAGTTCTGTAATTGCAGCAATTATGTCTAGTGGAATTATATCAGAAAATAATTCTGCTTATTTATTTGCTGGTTTTATTCCTTCAAAAAAATCTGCTAAATTAAATTGGTTAAAGAATTTTCAATATGTAAATTATCCTGTAATAATGTTTGAAGTAATACATAGGATTAATATTAGTATTAATGATTTTTTAAATATATATAATCCATCTAGAATTGTTACTATTGCTAAAGAATTAACAAAAATACACGAAGAAATAATTACAGATAGCATTGATAATTTGTATAATAAATTTGTTATAAATGAAAAATTCAAATTTGGAGAATATGTAATTATTTTACATCCTGATGAAATATCTTTTGATAAAGATATTAAATTAAAGTCTAAAATAGATTATGCATTATCTCAGTTGATGAAGAAACAAACATTAAAAGAGTCTGTAAATATAATTGTAAATTTAACAGGAGCTAAAAATAATTATGTATATAGTAGAGCGTTATTACAGTTAAATAATAATAAAGAATAG
- a CDS encoding BON domain-containing protein: MIKDVLNILQRYFTLMLISIITLQITGCSFTTPILVGGTVLTANIVSDRRTAGSQIEDSNIYLKIKKKLFNSPYKKEINRIKFTIYNRQVLITGEVNSDDIKKHITKMVANIDGITNVKNYLKIRPALNIENRLNDKIILYKLKLIFLTTKDIPSKNISITVDQGSVFLMGLVTKKEGNKVSSITSKIHGVNRVIKNFEYK, translated from the coding sequence ATGATTAAAGATGTTTTAAATATATTACAGCGCTACTTTACTTTAATGCTTATATCAATAATAACTTTACAGATTACTGGATGTAGTTTTACTACACCTATATTAGTTGGAGGTACAGTGCTTACTGCTAACATAGTAAGTGATAGAAGAACTGCTGGATCTCAAATAGAAGATAGCAATATTTATCTAAAAATTAAAAAAAAATTATTTAATTCACCATATAAAAAAGAGATAAATAGAATAAAATTTACTATCTATAATAGGCAAGTATTAATAACAGGAGAAGTTAATTCAGATGATATTAAAAAACATATAACCAAAATGGTAGCTAATATTGATGGCATTACTAATGTAAAAAATTATTTAAAAATACGGCCAGCTTTAAATATAGAAAATCGCTTAAATGATAAAATTATTTTATATAAATTAAAATTAATATTCTTAACAACTAAAGATATACCATCAAAAAATATATCCATTACTGTAGATCAAGGTTCTGTATTTTTAATGGGTTTAGTTACTAAAAAAGAAGGTAATAAAGTTTCTAGTATAACTTCTAAAATACATGGTGTTAATAGAGTAATTAAAAATTTTGAATATAAATAA
- the argB gene encoding acetylglutamate kinase gives MNEISYKNKVDVISQSLPYIQKFHGKTIVIKYGGNAMTDIALQNSVARDIVLLKLIGIKPVIVHGGGPQINDTLQKVGKRGNFIDGIRITDSETMEIVEWILCGQIQQKIVAMINNSGAKAVGVSGKDGCLIKAQKKFITSTNNKPIDIGYVGDILSIDIQIIRTLQDGGFVPVISPIGYGEDGNSYNINADTVAGKIAESLKAEKLIMMTNTDGLLDKNKSLISEIHINSLEELFANGTITGGMMPKIYSSIEAIKKGTNSVHIINGTIKHCLILEMLTDEGIGTMIYS, from the coding sequence ATGAATGAAATATCTTATAAAAATAAAGTCGACGTAATATCACAATCATTACCATATATACAGAAATTTCATGGTAAAACCATAGTAATAAAATATGGTGGTAATGCTATGACTGATATAGCATTACAGAATTCTGTAGCTAGAGATATAGTACTATTAAAATTAATAGGCATAAAACCAGTTATAGTACATGGTGGAGGCCCACAAATTAATGATACTTTGCAAAAAGTAGGTAAAAGAGGTAATTTTATAGATGGTATTAGAATTACAGATAGTGAAACTATGGAAATAGTTGAATGGATTTTGTGTGGACAAATACAACAAAAAATAGTAGCTATGATAAATAATTCTGGTGCAAAAGCAGTTGGGGTATCTGGAAAAGATGGTTGCTTAATTAAAGCTCAAAAAAAATTTATCACGAGTACTAACAATAAACCAATTGATATCGGATATGTAGGTGATATTTTATCTATAGATATACAAATAATAAGAACTTTACAGGATGGAGGATTTGTTCCAGTAATTTCACCTATTGGATACGGTGAAGACGGTAATTCATATAATATAAATGCAGATACTGTTGCTGGAAAAATAGCAGAATCATTAAAAGCTGAAAAACTAATTATGATGACTAATACTGATGGTTTATTAGATAAAAACAAATCATTAATTAGTGAAATACATATTAATTCATTAGAAGAATTATTTGCTAATGGAACAATTACAGGTGGAATGATGCCAAAAATATATTCTTCTATAGAAGCTATCAAAAAAGGAACTAACTCTGTACATATTATAAATGGAACAATTAAGCATTGTTTAATATTAGAAATGTTAACTGACGAAGGGATAGGTACTATGATTTATTCTTAA
- a CDS encoding DASS family sodium-coupled anion symporter, with the protein MTVSSAVPSAQKQKTTIPVGLILGVLTLVVALLLPTPADLPIAGHRMLAILAFAVVVWLTEAVSYEASAIIITTLMAFLLGTAPTIKNPDVLYGTSAAIGMALSGFSNSALALVWAALFLAAAMTFTGLDKRIALLTLSKIGTSPIRIMIGCIAVTILLSLAVPSSTARSAAVVPIMMGVINSFGIDKKSNLAAGIMIIVAQATGIWNIGIKTAAAQNILTSSFMTKLLGESVSWSDWFLAGAPWSLLMSVILIITVLKLLPPENNINTGKESVIKSLNDLGPMSTAQKKLMIISLFLLFFWATEGSLHNFDTTSTTFLGLVVLILPKIGVMSWKDVQSRIPWGTVIVFGIGVSIGTALLTTEAGQWLGRQVVAYTGLDKVAPFNVFAIVTAFLIIIHIGFASATALVSSMLPILISVLASMPGDFSRLGITMFMGFAVSFGFILPINSPQNMVCISTDTFNAKQFAKIGIIITIAGYLLMILFGMTYWHWLGWL; encoded by the coding sequence ATGACTGTATCAAGTGCAGTTCCCTCAGCCCAAAAACAAAAAACAACAATACCTGTTGGATTGATTTTGGGTGTGCTCACTCTTGTAGTAGCATTATTATTACCAACACCGGCTGATTTACCTATAGCTGGGCATAGAATGTTAGCAATTTTAGCATTTGCTGTAGTAGTTTGGTTGACAGAAGCAGTATCATATGAAGCAAGTGCTATAATTATTACTACTTTAATGGCTTTTTTATTAGGTACCGCACCTACAATAAAAAATCCAGACGTTTTATATGGAACTTCTGCGGCAATAGGAATGGCTTTATCTGGATTTTCTAATTCAGCGCTTGCATTAGTTTGGGCTGCTCTATTTCTTGCTGCAGCTATGACTTTTACTGGATTAGATAAAAGAATAGCATTGTTAACACTTTCAAAAATAGGCACTAGTCCAATAAGAATTATGATAGGATGTATTGCTGTTACAATATTGTTAAGCTTAGCAGTTCCAAGTTCTACTGCTAGAAGTGCGGCAGTAGTACCTATTATGATGGGAGTGATTAATTCTTTTGGTATAGATAAAAAATCTAATTTAGCTGCTGGAATTATGATTATAGTTGCTCAAGCTACTGGTATTTGGAACATAGGTATTAAAACAGCAGCAGCACAAAATATATTAACTTCTAGTTTTATGACAAAATTATTAGGTGAAAGTGTATCTTGGTCAGATTGGTTTTTAGCTGGTGCCCCTTGGTCACTTTTAATGTCAGTAATTTTAATAATTACCGTTTTAAAATTATTACCACCAGAAAATAATATAAATACAGGAAAAGAATCTGTTATTAAGTCTTTAAATGACCTTGGACCAATGTCTACAGCTCAAAAAAAATTAATGATAATATCTCTATTTTTATTATTTTTCTGGGCTACAGAAGGTTCTTTACATAATTTTGATACTACATCTACTACTTTTTTAGGTTTAGTGGTTTTAATTTTACCTAAGATAGGAGTTATGTCTTGGAAAGATGTTCAAAGTCGTATTCCTTGGGGAACAGTAATTGTTTTTGGAATAGGTGTTAGTATAGGTACAGCTCTTTTAACAACAGAAGCTGGACAGTGGCTTGGTAGACAAGTTGTTGCTTATACTGGCTTAGATAAAGTTGCCCCTTTTAATGTATTTGCTATAGTTACAGCATTTTTAATTATCATACATATAGGTTTTGCTAGTGCTACTGCATTAGTATCTTCCATGTTGCCAATTTTAATATCAGTATTAGCTAGTATGCCAGGAGATTTTAGTCGTTTAGGTATTACAATGTTTATGGGTTTTGCTGTAAGTTTTGGTTTTATATTACCTATTAATTCTCCACAAAATATGGTTTGTATCAGTACAGATACATTCAATGCTAAGCAATTTGCTAAAATTGGTATTATTATAACAATAGCAGGTTACTTATTAATGATATTATTTGGTATGACTTATTGGCATTGGTTAGGTTGGTTATAA